TGAAAAAGTAGCAAAAGAATTTGAAAACTATTTTTCATGTGAAGTTGAAAATTTAGAAGCTTACTCTGTTGCTCAAACTTGTATTGAATTTAATATTCCATTTTCAATTATTTTAGGTGTTACAAACATTGTTGATAAAAATGGAGGAACCAACTGGTATAAAAATTATAAAAATGTTTTAAAAGAATTGTTCAAACCATTTAGCACAAATTAAATTACTTAATATAATGCCTAAATCTAATACTAAAAAAAGTGATTCAAAGGAATCAAAGAAAGTTACTAAAAGTGAAGAGAATTTATTAAAAAAGATTGAAGATAAATCTTTAGAAAGTAAACATGAAACTAGATCTAAAAATAGTGAAAGTGTTACTATATCATTTGATGTACCTAAATGGTTGTTAAATCACTTAGATTTATCACCAAAAGAATTTACAAGAATTTTCAGAATGTTTGGATCTTTCAGTTTGTATGCACTAGATTATTTAGAAGATGATGAAGCTTCTGCTTTAGTTGCAAGCAATAAAGATTTTACTGATCACTTGTACAATTGGTTAGGAGAAATTTGTGAAAAAACTGCTGAAAAGTATGCCATGTTGCATGATATATTAGAAGAAGAAGTAAATGAAGAAGTTGCTGACAGATTTGAAGATGATATGGAAGAAGTATGGGATGAAAATATTGACAATATACTTTCAGATGAAGAGTCTTCATATCGTGATGTAGATGATGAGTAAAATATCTCTTTAATGTATTTTATATTTTTAAAAGTATGAATTTTTAGGAAAAATTAATTAATAAACTCACAATTGTATTAAAAATAATATTGTTAAAATCGTCTCAGTAATAGGAGAGTTAGAAAGAATGTTTGAGATGTTTCCAGATTTACCAAAGGAAGCAATTATCAAACAAGATATTTTAAGATTAGGGGTTACTTTTACAAATCAAGCACTTTCATTTTCTAAAGATTATAAACCAAAAGATTATTTTATTTTCTCTTTTGATCATATAAAGCTTGGTGAAATGCAAGAACATGAAGCTAATGGTTCTCCTGAGGAAATTAAATTAACTAATGGTGTATATAATTTATTACCAACAATTGTTTCCGTTCGTGTAAACCCTTTTTCTCCTTATCAAGTTCAATTATTGGATGAGAAAATTATTTTATTATGTGAAGGTGTTATTTTAGCAGAAGTTGAATTTCCTCCAATACCTGAATATTATAAATATAAACTTTCAAGTGGAAAAAAAATAAGTGAAATAGCTCCATCAATTGAATGGGGTTATTTAGTTTATTTAACTGTATACAGATTATGTCAGTATTGGGGAAAAGATGAGGAATGTAGATTTTGTGATTTGAATGAAAATTACAGGCAACAAAAAGAAAATGGTAGAGAGTATACCGCAGTCAAATCGATTGATGATATAGTTGAATCAATGAATTATATTAACCAATATGATAACATTACTAAAGCATATACTGTAACGGGAGGATCAATAACAACAAACCTTCAATCAATGAAAGAAGGTGAGTTTTATGCTAGATATGCTGAGGCTATTGAGTCAAAATTTTCTGGGAGGTGGATTTCTAAAGCTGTAGTACAAGCATTGCCAATTGATGAAGTTAAAATGCTAAAAGAGAGTGGTTATGAAATTTATCATCCAAATTACGAAGTTTGGGATAAAAAATTATTTGATTGGATATGTCCAGGTAAAGAAAGATATGTTGGTCAGAAAGAGTGGATTAAAAGAATATTAGATTCAGCTGAAATTTTTGGTTCAACTAACGTTATTCCAAATTTTGTTGGAGGTGTTGAAATGGCTCAACCATTTGGATTTAAAGATATTGATGAAGCTGTTAAAAGTACATCAGATGGATTGGATTATTTCATGAGTTATGGCATAATTCCAAGATTTACAACTTGGTGCCCAGAACCTACATCAGATCTTGGTAATCAAGCAGGACCACCATTAGAATACTTCGTCAAACTACTTTTTAATTGGAGGAATATCTTCGAAAATTACAATCTACCAGTACCCCCAGGCTATGGAAAACCCGGTGTAGGAAATGCTGAATTTTCAGTAAGTGCATTTATGGATATTATTCGTCCTGAAAAAATTACAAATAGAAATTAATATTAAACCAAAATATTTTATCTTTAAATATTAAATAATCAAAAATATATTCTTGTAAATGAAAAAAATTTCAATTCAATTAATAGTATTTAGTCTGTTAATTTTTTTAGTTTCTTGTAAAACAACTACAAATAACTCACAAAGTGCATCAAATCAAGATTCTGCTAGTAATGTTCAATCATCTGAAGCAGCTGCAACTAAGTTATCTCCACAGACAGCAACTCCAAGTGAGCCGAATGAATTAGGAATAGTACCTATTTCTGGAGTTGATAAAAGTGATGATAAAAAAATTGCTCCAAATATCAAATGGACTTCATCTGATGGGACTTCTAAATCACTAAATGATTATAAAGGGAAAGTTGTAATGTTGAATTTTTGGGCAACTTGGTGCCCTCCTTGCAGAGCTGAACTTCCAGATATTGTAAAATTGAGAAATGAGTTAGGACCAAAAGGATTTGAAGTAATTGGAGTTTCTGTAAGTGAAAGATTACAACCAGGAACAACAATAATTCAACTTTTATCTAAATTTATGAATTCAAATAAAATGTCATATCCAATGTTGTATTTAGGTATGGATTCAGAGCCACAAATGAAAATTGCACAAGAAGTTACTTCTGCATACGGTGGTATATCTGGAATCCCTTCAACATTCATAATAGATAAAAAAGGAATTATAACTTCAAATTTTGTTGGTGGACAAAGTGAAGCAACTTTTAGAAAAGCAATTGAAGCAGCTTTAATGAATTAATTATAAAATAATTTTTAACTTATAGTTGAGTTAATCTTTTTAACTCAACTATTTTTTTAAATTTAAATGTATAAAAATTTATCAATAAATAATCTCAAATTAGTAAGATCACTAAAATCAAATAAAGGAAGAATAAAATCCGATTTATTTGTTGCTGAAGGTTTTAGATTGTTAAGTGAGTTAAGTAAAAAAAATTTATGTGATATAAAGTTTGTTTACGGAAAAGAACTTGAGTTAGATAAATTAAAAAATATTTTACATAATGTTGAAATGTATTTAGTTGAAAATAAATTTGATAATTCTATTTTTTATACTGAAAATTCTCAAGAATGTGCTGCTGTAATATCAATTCCAAATTCTGGTGATATTGAAAATATAATTACAGAAAAACCGTTATTCTATTTAGATGAAATTACAGATCCTGGAAATATGGGTAATATATTTCGAAGTTTAGATTGGTTTGGATTTGATTCTTTAATTCTCTCTGAAAATTGTGTATCACCATATAATCCAAAAGCAGTTAGAGCAAGTATGGGTGCTGTTTTCAGAGTAAAGGTTTATAAAGATATTGGGGTAAAGTGGTTAGAAAATTCAGGTAAACAAATTCTATTGTTAGATATTGATTTTAAGAATTTTTTAAGCGAAATTAATCTTCCTCAAAATGCTATTTATATAATAGGAAATGAGGCACATGGATTATCAAAATCTATAAAGAATTTAAAACATGAGAATGTCTCAATTAAAGGTTTTGGAGAAATGGAATCATTAAATGCTGCAACAACAGTTTCAATTTTATGTTATGAATTATCCAAAAACTATTTAAAATATAGTACTTCTATTTGATATTTTTGTAAAAAGATTATCTAATTTAATCAAACAACAACTTATTTGCAAACAATATATTATATGTTGATATTTCAAAAATTAAAAGGATTTATTTCATTTATTCTACTATTTTTTCTGACAATAATTAGTTTAAATGCTCAAGTAAATAAATCTATAAATACAAATTCTAAAAAAGATTTTGATGAAGGGAATATTGAAGAAAGAGAGAAATGGTTTTATGGTCAGAGGGCATACCCATACCCTTCAATTCCTCAGGGAGTCAGGTCTGAAGCTATTCGTGAGACTAAAAGAATGGTCGAAAGATATTCCAAATCTTTGAAAAATTCTAAAGAATTTCAATCAGTAGCATCGACATGGGAGGAAGTAGGACCAATGAACATTGGTGGAAGGATACGCGCAATTGCAGTTCACCCAACACAAGCTGGTACTTTGCTAATTGGAGCTGCAGCTGGAGGAGTATGGAAAACTATAGATAACGGAACAAACTGGACACCAATTTTTGACTTTCAAACAGCAATTGCAGTGAACTCTATAATGTATGATCCTACTAATAGTAATACGATATATGTAGGAACTGGCGAGATAACTTCAAATGTTGATTCATACTTAGGTGATGGTTTGTTTAAAAGTATTGATGAAGGTAAAACTTGGAAAAATATTGGGTTAACTAACGTAGGTGCAATTTCAGGCATAGCAATTTCTCCTTCAAACAATAAAATTATTTATGTAACATCAACTAAAAACAATGGGGGATTTTATAAATCAATAGATGGAGGTTCAAATTGGAAAATAGTTGTAAGTGGAAATTATTTTGATATGACAGTTAATCCAAATAATTTTAACGAAGTATATATTTCTAATGAAAATTCAGTTCAAAAATCAATTGATGGAGGAGTTACTTTTAAAAAAATCGTTACTGGATTAACTCTTACAAATTCTAGAAGAATAAGTATTTCAATATCCCCTAGTAAAACAACAAAAGTTTATGCATTAATTGCCAGAGCTTCTGGTAGTGCTGATATAGGCGAAGTTTATTTCTTTGATGCAGCAAATGAATCTTGGAAATTAATTTATACTCTCCCAAATTCATTTTTTACAGTAGGAACAAGCGGACAAGGTTGGTATGATAATGCAATTGCTGTACACCCAAAGAATGATAATGTTGTTCTTGTAGGTGGAATTGATGTATATAGAACCAATAATAATTTATCTTACTCTAATGTAACAAACAGTTATAATGGTGGAAATGTACATCCAGATCAACATATTATTAAATTTGATCCTAAGGATAACAAAGTTGTTTATCTTGGGAATGATGGAGGAATTTATGTTTCAATCGATACTGGAAAAACTTGGTCAAGATTCTCAACAAAGTTAGCAGTAACTCAATATTATAAAATGGATATAGATCAAACTAGATTTTATAGATTATACGGAGGAACTCAGGATAATGGTTCACATGGATCCTTTGGCACAACATCAATTGTTACAGACAAATGGAAGTCAATATATGGGGGAGATGGTTTTTATACTACTGTAGATCAAGCAGATCCAAATTATGTTTATGCTGAGAACTTTAATGGAAACAATATTAATCGAATTACAATATCCAATACTGGTTCAACAGGAAATAAGAATATGGATCCTAATGGTAAGATAAATGATGATGGAGCTTGGTCTTCTCCAATGGCAATGAGCTCTGTTGATAAAAAAAGTTTTTATTCTGGTCAAACTTTTTTATGGAGAACAAGAGACATAGGTACAAACTGGACAAAGTTATCACCAGGAAATGGAGGTAAAATTTCAGCAATAGGATTATCTAAATTTAATGCTCAAAGATTATTGATAGGATCTGAAAGGGGAGAGGTTGCTTTTAGTAGTGATGATGGTGGAAGTTGGACTGATTCAAAAGGTACTCCAGGAAGATATTGTTCTGAAATTGAATTTGATCCATTAGAAGAGAATATCGTATATGCAGTATTTTCCGGAACAGGATCTGGTAGAGTATATATTTCAACAGATTATGGAGAAAATTTTAAAGACATTTCAAAAGGTTTACCAAATACTCCTGTAAACGCAATCGAAATTAATTCTGCTAATAATCAACAACTTTATATTGGAACTGATGTTGGAGTTTTTGCTAGTTTAGATAAAGGAGTTACTTGGTTCCCTTTTATGGATGGGTTGGCAATAGCTCCAATAGTAGATTTAAGAATTCATAAACAACAAAACGTTCTATATGCTGCTAGTCATGGGAGGTCTATGTGGAAAGTGGCTATAGGTCTTGTAAAAGAACCAGCATTATTATTATATCCAGTAGGTGGAGAAACATTCGTTACCCCTTCAAAAATTTTAAGTAAATGGTCTGGTTTTACAAGTTCAGTTAAAATTTCTATTTCATTAAATGGTGGTGAAACTTATAAAACATTAGTTGAGAGTACATTAGCAAATTATGATTCTTTACAATTACCAAGATATAGAACAACAAGAGCAAAAATAAAGGTTGAAGAGCTTACATCTAATAAAATTGCCGAGTCAGGATTGTTTTCATTAAGCCCAAAAACTAATACTTCTGAAATTTTAAATAGAGGTTTTATTATTGAAGCTGTAGCAGTAAAAGATAATCAAATGTGGAGTACAGTAAGAGATGAAAATATAATGTTAAAATGGAATTTACCTTTATCTAATATATCAAAAAGGGATAGTGTAAAACTATCAAACATTCCAGTTGGTGTAAAAGATATGGCTTATAATAATTCTGAAAAAGTATTTTATTTACTTTATTCTGATAATGATTATAACAATTCTAAAGTTCTAATTATGGATACGCTTGGCTTTAAAATTGGAGAATTAGATTTACCTATTAAAAGTATTTCTGGAATAGCTATGAGCCCTTGGGGTTTAAATTTGATTACTCCTGGTTCTAATCCAACAATTTATTTAGTTGATAAAACTGGAAAACTTATTTCTCAAAAAATTGTTGAGAAAGTATTAGGTAATGATAGAAGATCGTTGGAGTTTGATGAATCGGGATTTATACAAGGAGTTTTAAATAGGGATACAAACGAACAATTTAGAAGTGAAATTCAAAGAATAAAATTGAATGTAAATTATTCTAATGATTCTTTAGTTACATTAATATCAAGCGGGATTAACTCAATTGAATTTTATGGATTAACTTATTATAATGGGGGAATTGATAGAACAAAAAGCCAGTATATTTGTACTGATACAGCAGGAGTAGTAAGAATTCTACCACAATTTCAATTTTTAAATTCAGTTAATGATTTTAAACAATTGGAAAATAATTTAAATTACAAAGTATATCCTAATCCAGCAAAAAACATTATTAACATATCATTAAATTCTAAAGATTCTAATATTTCAGATAATTGTAATTTAATAATTTACAATCCACAAGGAGATATTATTAAGGAAATGAAATTAAAAAATGTTGATAAAGTTAATTCTAGTTATGAAATTGATACAAAAGAATTTTCGAGTGGATTGTATTATTTTGTAGTAACATCCACAAATGGTATTAGATTGAGCTCACCAATTACTATTATAAAATAATGTTGAAAAAGATTAAGTATCAAATAAGGTTCTATACTTTAGTTTTAATGTATTTGGTTCTATTTACTAAGTTATTTTCTCAAGAAAATTATAATGAAGATAATAAAAGAAACGAGTTAAGGGAACGTGAACAATGGGTTCAACACAGACTACGTTTCCCCTTTGATTCAGTTCCAAATAATTTGATAGAAAATGGATATAAACAAAGAGACTATATTCAATCAAATTCAAATGAAAAAATTACTCAACCAAAATTTTTATCAACTTCAAAATGGCAAAGTATTGGTCCAGATAATATAGGTGGTAGAGTAAGGTGTATTGCTAGTTCTCCTTTTGATAATTCAACAATATTTATTGCTACAGCTTCTGGTGGTTTATGGAAATCTTCTGATGGAGCATTAACATGGAAACCTGTTTTTGATAATCAGAATACAATTGCTTTTGGAGTTATAACATTTGATCCAAATAATAAAAATGTGATGTATGTTGGAACTGGAGAAGAAGCTGGAAGTGATGGTTATTATGGAGCAGGAATTTTTAAATCAAATGATTTAGGTGAGACTTGGAATTATATAGGTTTGAAAAACATATTTGCAATAACAAAAATTTATGTCAGTAAACTTAATTCAAATATTATTTACGTTGTTGGAATTCGAAATGGTGGATTTTTTAAAAGTATAGATGGTGGGGTTACTTGGACCAATTCAGTTACAGACGATATATATGATTTGGCTGTGAATCCCAAAAATCCAGATGAGCTTTATATTTGTGGAAGTAACGTTAAATATTCTAACAATGGAGGATCAACATTTATTAATAAATCAGTTGGTATGGAATCTGATGGTAGAATGTGTATTGCAATTTCGGAAACGAATCCGAACATTCTATATGGACTTATTTCAAAGGGAGTAAATGCAGAGGTATATAAAACCTTAGACAAAGGAGTTACATGGTCGTTGTTAAAAACATTTGATCAATCTTTTTTTAAAAACCAACAATTTTACAACATTTGTATATCTGTAAATCCTGTTAATCCAAACATTGTATTTATAGGTGGAATTGATATTTGGAGGTCTTCTAATGGAGGTGAAAAATGGAAGAATATAACTAATTCATATACAGGAAATGATTTACAAGATTATTCTGTACATCCCGATCAACATTGGATTTCATTTGACCCTTCAATTCCTGAAGTAGTTTATATAGGAAATGATGGTGGTTCATATTTTTCAGTTGATGATGGAGTTAATTGGCAAACTTTGGCAACAACTTTACCTGTAACACAATTCTACAGAATGGATATAGACCAAAGAAATTCTAATAAGGTATATGGTGGGAGTCAAGACAATGGTTCTTCAGGATCATTTGGAATAAATAGTTCAAATAATAATTGGAAGGGAATTCTTGGAGGTGATGGGTTTTATTGTGTAGTTGATTTAATTGATTCTCAATATGTTTATGCTGAAGTTTATAATGGTGATTATATGACTAGAATAAATCCAGGCAATCCTTTTTTCGATAAGAACTCTATTGGTAGCCCTGAGGAGCGTGGTTTATGGTCATCTCCTATGGTAATGAGTCCTGCAGATAAATATACACTTTTCACAGGAAGAAGAAATTTATTTAGTGTTAATCCTTCAATTGGAGTTTGGAAAAAGTATACTCCAAATGTAGCAGGTTATGTATCATGCATTGGATTAAGTAAACACACTATAAATGATTTATGCGTTGGTGGTAGTGATGGAAGTGTAAAGTTTAGTACTGACTTAGGTAATACTTGGGGAAATTCAATAGGAATACCAACTAGATATATGACAGATTTGAAATATGATCCATTAATACCAGATCGAGTTTATGCTGTATGTACTGGTTATAATTCGGGTCATGTATTTGTAAGCAATGATAAAGGAAAAAATTTTACTAATATCTCAAGGAAATTACCTGATGTACCATTTAATTCAGTTGAGATAGATCCAAACAATAATAAACATATATTTGTTGGAACAGATGTTGGTGTATTTGTTAGTATTGATGAAGGATTATCTTGGAACTCTTTCAATAATGGTTTACCAAATGTAAGAGTTACAGATTTAAGAATTCATAAGTTAACAAAACAACTTTATTGTGCAACTTTTGGAAGATCAATGTGGCGAACATCAATAACAGATGAATCTTTACCTCAATCTTCAGTCAACAAATTAGAGAATATTGTTAATGATATTATAATTATGGATGTGGTTCCTAATCCAATTAAAAATCTTTTTAAAATCCAGTATAGTTCCGCAACAAGTGGGAATTTAAAATTAGATATTAGGGATGTAAACGGAAAATTAGTAAT
Above is a window of Chlorobiota bacterium DNA encoding:
- a CDS encoding RNA methyltransferase, with the translated sequence MYKNLSINNLKLVRSLKSNKGRIKSDLFVAEGFRLLSELSKKNLCDIKFVYGKELELDKLKNILHNVEMYLVENKFDNSIFYTENSQECAAVISIPNSGDIENIITEKPLFYLDEITDPGNMGNIFRSLDWFGFDSLILSENCVSPYNPKAVRASMGAVFRVKVYKDIGVKWLENSGKQILLLDIDFKNFLSEINLPQNAIYIIGNEAHGLSKSIKNLKHENVSIKGFGEMESLNAATTVSILCYELSKNYLKYSTSI
- a CDS encoding T9SS type A sorting domain-containing protein, which gives rise to MLKKIKYQIRFYTLVLMYLVLFTKLFSQENYNEDNKRNELREREQWVQHRLRFPFDSVPNNLIENGYKQRDYIQSNSNEKITQPKFLSTSKWQSIGPDNIGGRVRCIASSPFDNSTIFIATASGGLWKSSDGALTWKPVFDNQNTIAFGVITFDPNNKNVMYVGTGEEAGSDGYYGAGIFKSNDLGETWNYIGLKNIFAITKIYVSKLNSNIIYVVGIRNGGFFKSIDGGVTWTNSVTDDIYDLAVNPKNPDELYICGSNVKYSNNGGSTFINKSVGMESDGRMCIAISETNPNILYGLISKGVNAEVYKTLDKGVTWSLLKTFDQSFFKNQQFYNICISVNPVNPNIVFIGGIDIWRSSNGGEKWKNITNSYTGNDLQDYSVHPDQHWISFDPSIPEVVYIGNDGGSYFSVDDGVNWQTLATTLPVTQFYRMDIDQRNSNKVYGGSQDNGSSGSFGINSSNNNWKGILGGDGFYCVVDLIDSQYVYAEVYNGDYMTRINPGNPFFDKNSIGSPEERGLWSSPMVMSPADKYTLFTGRRNLFSVNPSIGVWKKYTPNVAGYVSCIGLSKHTINDLCVGGSDGSVKFSTDLGNTWGNSIGIPTRYMTDLKYDPLIPDRVYAVCTGYNSGHVFVSNDKGKNFTNISRKLPDVPFNSVEIDPNNNKHIFVGTDVGVFVSIDEGLSWNSFNNGLPNVRVTDLRIHKLTKQLYCATFGRSMWRTSITDESLPQSSVNKLENIVNDIIIMDVVPNPIKNLFKIQYSSATSGNLKLDIRDVNGKLVIQKVMENTEIGINSKTIKLLDLPNGNYFLTIYDGKVKSKMLCIKIEN
- a CDS encoding radical SAM protein, producing MFEMFPDLPKEAIIKQDILRLGVTFTNQALSFSKDYKPKDYFIFSFDHIKLGEMQEHEANGSPEEIKLTNGVYNLLPTIVSVRVNPFSPYQVQLLDEKIILLCEGVILAEVEFPPIPEYYKYKLSSGKKISEIAPSIEWGYLVYLTVYRLCQYWGKDEECRFCDLNENYRQQKENGREYTAVKSIDDIVESMNYINQYDNITKAYTVTGGSITTNLQSMKEGEFYARYAEAIESKFSGRWISKAVVQALPIDEVKMLKESGYEIYHPNYEVWDKKLFDWICPGKERYVGQKEWIKRILDSAEIFGSTNVIPNFVGGVEMAQPFGFKDIDEAVKSTSDGLDYFMSYGIIPRFTTWCPEPTSDLGNQAGPPLEYFVKLLFNWRNIFENYNLPVPPGYGKPGVGNAEFSVSAFMDIIRPEKITNRN
- a CDS encoding T9SS type A sorting domain-containing protein, with the translated sequence MLIFQKLKGFISFILLFFLTIISLNAQVNKSINTNSKKDFDEGNIEEREKWFYGQRAYPYPSIPQGVRSEAIRETKRMVERYSKSLKNSKEFQSVASTWEEVGPMNIGGRIRAIAVHPTQAGTLLIGAAAGGVWKTIDNGTNWTPIFDFQTAIAVNSIMYDPTNSNTIYVGTGEITSNVDSYLGDGLFKSIDEGKTWKNIGLTNVGAISGIAISPSNNKIIYVTSTKNNGGFYKSIDGGSNWKIVVSGNYFDMTVNPNNFNEVYISNENSVQKSIDGGVTFKKIVTGLTLTNSRRISISISPSKTTKVYALIARASGSADIGEVYFFDAANESWKLIYTLPNSFFTVGTSGQGWYDNAIAVHPKNDNVVLVGGIDVYRTNNNLSYSNVTNSYNGGNVHPDQHIIKFDPKDNKVVYLGNDGGIYVSIDTGKTWSRFSTKLAVTQYYKMDIDQTRFYRLYGGTQDNGSHGSFGTTSIVTDKWKSIYGGDGFYTTVDQADPNYVYAENFNGNNINRITISNTGSTGNKNMDPNGKINDDGAWSSPMAMSSVDKKSFYSGQTFLWRTRDIGTNWTKLSPGNGGKISAIGLSKFNAQRLLIGSERGEVAFSSDDGGSWTDSKGTPGRYCSEIEFDPLEENIVYAVFSGTGSGRVYISTDYGENFKDISKGLPNTPVNAIEINSANNQQLYIGTDVGVFASLDKGVTWFPFMDGLAIAPIVDLRIHKQQNVLYAASHGRSMWKVAIGLVKEPALLLYPVGGETFVTPSKILSKWSGFTSSVKISISLNGGETYKTLVESTLANYDSLQLPRYRTTRAKIKVEELTSNKIAESGLFSLSPKTNTSEILNRGFIIEAVAVKDNQMWSTVRDENIMLKWNLPLSNISKRDSVKLSNIPVGVKDMAYNNSEKVFYLLYSDNDYNNSKVLIMDTLGFKIGELDLPIKSISGIAMSPWGLNLITPGSNPTIYLVDKTGKLISQKIVEKVLGNDRRSLEFDESGFIQGVLNRDTNEQFRSEIQRIKLNVNYSNDSLVTLISSGINSIEFYGLTYYNGGIDRTKSQYICTDTAGVVRILPQFQFLNSVNDFKQLENNLNYKVYPNPAKNIINISLNSKDSNISDNCNLIIYNPQGDIIKEMKLKNVDKVNSSYEIDTKEFSSGLYYFVVTSTNGIRLSSPITIIK
- a CDS encoding TlpA family protein disulfide reductase; translation: MKKISIQLIVFSLLIFLVSCKTTTNNSQSASNQDSASNVQSSEAAATKLSPQTATPSEPNELGIVPISGVDKSDDKKIAPNIKWTSSDGTSKSLNDYKGKVVMLNFWATWCPPCRAELPDIVKLRNELGPKGFEVIGVSVSERLQPGTTIIQLLSKFMNSNKMSYPMLYLGMDSEPQMKIAQEVTSAYGGISGIPSTFIIDKKGIITSNFVGGQSEATFRKAIEAALMN